A window of Nodosilinea sp. PGN35 genomic DNA:
CCAGGTTGCGGGGCAGGGGCACCAGGTCAGGAATTTCCTCTTCCCAGACCTCTTCGGGGTTGGCTTCGGCCTCGGCCTCGGCTTCGGCCCGCACCATGGTGTCGGCCTTGAGCAGCACCAGCATGGAGGCGTAGAGAAACCCCTGGCCCGACTCGGAGAGGTTGGCTTCGTAGGGAGTGCGCCCCTGGCTGGCTAAGGCTTCGGCCTGGCTCTTGAGCAGCGACAAAAAGCGATCGATCACGTCGATCACCTTGACATCCCACGGGTCGATTTCGCCCTGATCGGCCAGGTCGATGAGAAATGCGATCGCGGTTTGAGCCAGGGACGATGACATAGATCAGGCGGTGCAGAAAGCTTGGAGATCGCTCGACAGCCTCCGCTGTCTGAGTCGCCATGACGCGGCTATCGGCCCATGATAGCTCAAAGGCCCGTTTTGCCTAACGACTCCATCACCGCATTGATCAGCGCCTGGCCCCAGAGCACCGCCATTGCCCCGCACCCGAGGATCACGAACCCGGCCTTGGCGGCCTGCATTGGTTCGAGGCTGAAGGGAGAGCCGTAGGTGAGCGGCAGCGCCACTAGTAACGCGCCCAGGGCGGCACCCCCGGCGAATCGCGAGGCTCCCTGGAGCAGTGGGCGCTGAGTCATCGGGGTGGGGACACGATCGTCGGACATGGTGACGCCTGCTTTTAGCTCAACACCGAGATCATACCAACTGAAATAACCACTGAAGTTAAGGGCGATCTGGCCCGCCCCGCCGCCGCTGGCCTCAGCTAGGCGACCGCCTCCCCATCTTCGACCGGGGCGGCGGGCAGCATCAGGCTCTGTTCTTCGAGCTTGACCTGGTAGCGCTGCACGTCTTGCTCTAGTTCCTGAATGCGAATTTCGCGCTGCTGCACCTGCTTGCCGAAGGACATATAGCCCTGCACCTGAGCCCAGACGCTAAACACCCAGGCAAACACCGCCCCAATGCCCATGGCAATAATCAGCTCGACGCACAGAGGCGCTTCCACATCTAGGCCGGGGGCGATATGAATCAGCACTCGCTCAGTGTTCTCAATGCCGAATAGCACCAGGGCTAGGGCAATTACAAATATAACGACGAAATTTATCTGCCTCATGGCTCTGGGCCTCCCATCGCTGGTCAAATTCGCTAGGTCTATTTAACCAGGCAGGCTTTGTTTTTGGGTAAAGGTTTTTAGGAAATTAGAAGAGGGGAAGGGGGGGAGTGAGGGGGTAGGGAGTGAGGGGGTAGGGAGTGAGGGGGGCGTTGGATGATTGTTGGCGTAGCGGATTCACAGGCACAGAATAGTTGAAGAGAAAGTAGGGTGGGCATTGCCCACCATTTGAGCAACTTTCTAGAAGACGTCCTAGGGGGTGGGGAGTTTGGGTTTGAGGATGCGGTAGCGGAGGCCGTAGCCAGCCAGCACCAGGGCAGCGATGCCCAGGGTGCCGAGGGCGATCGCATTGGGTAGCCAGAAGGTGGCATCAATGGTTGTAATTTCGCCAGGCTCAAGGGGCCAGGTGGCTCCGGTGGCGTCTTGCTGGATGGGTGGGGTGGCGGTGGGGGCAAGGCTGGCTAACCCCCAGGGCACTTGCAGCCGAAAGTGCAGGTCTGCCCAGGGGGCGGCATCAGCCAAATCATTCTCGTTGGGGGGCAGCTGACGCAGGTCGATGCGGTAGGTGAGGTGGGTACGGCTGGCGAGCAGCCAGCTGGTTTGGTCGATGTCTAAGGTAAAAGGGACAGGTTCCCAGCCGG
This region includes:
- a CDS encoding LapA family protein: MRQINFVVIFVIALALVLFGIENTERVLIHIAPGLDVEAPLCVELIIAMGIGAVFAWVFSVWAQVQGYMSFGKQVQQREIRIQELEQDVQRYQVKLEEQSLMLPAAPVEDGEAVA